In one Pseudomonadota bacterium genomic region, the following are encoded:
- a CDS encoding SDR family oxidoreductase: MSSALHPDLSGHVALVTGASSGLGRRAAEVLARAGAAVVGVARRAEALEAVEGVSALPWDLSDRSRLTELAEEAALPFGAPDIVVHAAGVNTREAADDVTVHGWDLTLGLNLAVPFFLSQHLAGAMAAKGWGRIVTFASLQSSRAFPGGLSYGASKGGIAQLTRAMAEAWSARGINVNAIGPGFFRTELTAAVFDDPDRAARNAAQTCIGRNGEPEDLDGPLLFFCSDACRYVTGQVLMVDGGFTAK; the protein is encoded by the coding sequence ATGTCGTCTGCCCTTCACCCAGACCTCAGCGGCCATGTGGCCCTCGTGACGGGGGCAAGCTCCGGCCTCGGGCGCCGCGCGGCGGAGGTACTCGCACGCGCCGGGGCCGCGGTGGTGGGCGTGGCGCGCCGCGCAGAGGCGCTGGAAGCGGTGGAAGGCGTCTCCGCATTGCCATGGGACCTGTCGGACCGCTCGCGCCTGACCGAGCTTGCCGAGGAAGCCGCTCTGCCGTTCGGCGCGCCGGACATCGTCGTCCATGCCGCCGGGGTCAACACGCGTGAAGCTGCTGACGACGTCACAGTCCACGGCTGGGACCTCACGCTGGGTCTCAACCTCGCAGTGCCTTTCTTCCTGTCCCAGCACCTCGCTGGCGCGATGGCGGCGAAGGGGTGGGGCCGCATCGTGACCTTTGCCTCCCTGCAATCCTCCCGCGCCTTTCCCGGCGGGCTGAGCTATGGTGCCTCCAAGGGCGGCATCGCTCAGCTCACGCGCGCCATGGCCGAAGCCTGGTCAGCGCGCGGGATCAACGTGAATGCCATCGGGCCAGGTTTCTTCCGGACGGAGCTCACGGCGGCGGTCTTCGACGACCCGGACCGCGCGGCGCGCAATGCGGCGCAAACCTGCATCGGGCGCAACGGCGAGCCGGAGGATCTCGACGGGCCGCTGCTCTTCTTCTGCTCGGATGCGTGCCGGTACGTTACCGGGCAGGTGCTCATGGTCGACGGAGGGTTCACCGCGAAATGA
- a CDS encoding cyclic nucleotide-binding domain-containing protein has translation MTQFIDAFALAGMVGVSFYLSSYFLLQAGYIRGSGFAYVWMNLAAASFVLVSLFANFNLYSAIIQVSWILISVFGLTRLFLRSRAVKFSPEEAAFVQDKLAHMPRINARQFLNAGHWLDVAEETVLIEEGAPSTALFYLKSGAARAESEGRVLAHVAAGSLLGEITVLSDEPATARVVASPGTRLFRMSRTALRALVDKDPELRDQVHVALTLDTRSKMMAVNQATKEEQRRSELAMGEPSRSATPEA, from the coding sequence ATGACCCAGTTTATCGATGCATTTGCCCTGGCCGGCATGGTCGGCGTCTCGTTTTACCTCAGCAGCTATTTCTTGCTGCAGGCCGGCTATATCCGCGGCTCTGGCTTTGCTTATGTCTGGATGAACCTCGCGGCGGCCTCGTTCGTCCTCGTCTCCCTCTTCGCGAATTTCAATCTCTACTCCGCCATCATCCAGGTGAGCTGGATCCTCATTTCGGTCTTTGGTCTCACACGGCTCTTCCTGAGGTCGCGCGCGGTCAAGTTCTCACCCGAGGAGGCCGCCTTCGTGCAAGACAAGCTCGCCCATATGCCGCGCATCAACGCGCGCCAGTTCCTGAACGCCGGGCATTGGCTGGACGTGGCCGAAGAGACCGTCCTCATCGAGGAGGGCGCGCCTTCAACGGCGCTCTTTTATCTCAAGAGCGGCGCGGCCCGCGCAGAGAGCGAGGGCCGCGTGCTGGCCCATGTGGCGGCCGGGAGCCTGCTGGGCGAGATCACCGTGCTGAGCGACGAGCCCGCCACCGCCCGCGTGGTCGCCTCCCCGGGTACGCGGCTTTTCCGGATGAGCCGGACGGCCCTGCGTGCCCTCGTCGACAAGGACCCCGAACTGCGCGATCAGGTCCACGTGGCGCTGACCCTCGACACACGCAGCAAGATGATGGCCGTGAACCAAGCCACCAAGGAGGAGCAGCGCCGTAGCGAGCTGGCCATGGGTGAGCCGAGCCGAAGCGCAACGCCCGAGGCGTGA
- a CDS encoding UxaA family hydrolase: MSNPAPNEIPHLLVHEEADNVGVVVVEGLTAGTDMLCCITHDNSTFRLTAGADVPIGHKIALKDIKNGDTAIKYGEDIGKFIADVPQGGHVHTHNCKTKRW; encoded by the coding sequence ATGTCCAACCCCGCCCCCAATGAGATACCGCACCTCCTTGTTCACGAAGAGGCCGACAATGTCGGCGTGGTCGTCGTCGAGGGCCTGACCGCTGGCACCGACATGCTGTGCTGCATCACGCACGACAATTCCACCTTCCGCCTGACCGCCGGGGCGGACGTGCCCATCGGGCACAAGATCGCGCTCAAGGACATCAAGAACGGCGACACCGCGATCAAGTACGGGGAGGATATCGGCAAGTTCATCGCCGACGTGCCGCAGGGCGGCCACGTCCACACCCACAACTGCAAAACCAAGCGTTGGTAA
- a CDS encoding alcohol dehydrogenase catalytic domain-containing protein — translation MKALVYSAVETLELREVPDPSPGASEHLVRIGAVGICGSDMHAYLGHDDRRPAPLILGHEAAGVVVGGPWDGRRVAINPLVTDPESPASRSGRENLDPARQIISMPPREGAFAQLVAIPERNLVPIPDDVSMEMAALAEPIAVSWHAARLGLAAQHPADRGRAHVIGGGAIGLAAALSLRAMGVDAVTLAEPNETRAAYLRDRCGIEIDTAPQGGVPLVVDAVGYAATRATASASVRPGGVIVHIGLGSSEGGLDIRRLTLQEITFIGTYTYTAQDFRDACAAMFSGRLGALDWYEERALADGARAFADIKAGLAPAPKIILKP, via the coding sequence ATGAAAGCGCTGGTCTATTCCGCGGTGGAAACACTGGAGCTGCGCGAGGTGCCCGACCCGTCGCCCGGGGCATCCGAGCATCTCGTGCGGATCGGGGCGGTGGGCATCTGCGGATCGGACATGCACGCCTATCTGGGCCACGATGACCGACGCCCCGCGCCCCTCATCCTCGGGCACGAGGCGGCAGGCGTGGTGGTGGGCGGCCCGTGGGACGGGCGGCGTGTGGCTATCAATCCCCTTGTCACCGATCCCGAGAGCCCCGCCAGCCGCTCGGGCCGCGAGAACCTCGATCCTGCGCGGCAGATCATCTCCATGCCGCCGCGCGAGGGGGCCTTTGCGCAATTGGTGGCCATACCCGAGCGCAATCTCGTCCCAATCCCCGACGACGTATCGATGGAGATGGCCGCGCTCGCCGAACCCATCGCCGTGAGCTGGCACGCGGCGCGACTGGGGCTCGCGGCGCAGCATCCGGCGGACCGCGGACGCGCCCATGTGATCGGTGGCGGCGCGATCGGCCTGGCCGCGGCGCTCTCGCTGCGGGCGATGGGGGTGGACGCGGTGACGTTGGCTGAACCGAACGAGACCCGCGCCGCCTATCTGCGCGACCGCTGCGGGATCGAGATCGACACCGCGCCGCAGGGTGGCGTGCCGCTCGTCGTCGATGCGGTGGGCTATGCCGCGACCCGCGCGACCGCCTCGGCCTCTGTGCGCCCGGGCGGTGTCATCGTGCATATCGGCCTCGGCAGCAGCGAGGGCGGCCTCGATATCAGGCGGCTCACGCTCCAGGAAATCACCTTCATCGGGACCTACACCTACACCGCGCAGGATTTTCGCGATGCCTGCGCGGCCATGTTCAGCGGGCGTCTCGGTGCACTAGACTGGTACGAAGAACGCGCCCTCGCCGACGGCGCCCGCGCCTTTGCCGATATCAAGGCTGGCCTCGCGCCTGCCCCGAAGATCATTCTCAAACCATGA
- the hisD gene encoding histidinol dehydrogenase produces MTREYLKKASLTARSGASDVNEIVRGILSDIEEGGDAKAMEYAAKFDKYDGNVLLTAEEIEAAIARVPEKLKRDIEFSHGNVKRFAEAQKASMTDISVEVVPGMVAGQKMIPVDAAGCYVPGGRYSHIASAIMTVTTAKVAGCKHIVACSPPRPDVGIAPAIVYAAHICGADKIMAMGGVQGVAAMTFGLFGLPRANILVGPGNQFVAEAKRILFGRVGIDMIAGPTDSLVLADKTADPMVVATDLVGQAEHGYNSPVWLVTDDRTLAEEVMRLVPVLIDDLPELNRENATAAWRDYAEVILCADRADMAATSDEYAPEHLTVMAEDLDWWLETLTCYGSLFLGEETTVAFGDKASGTNHVLPTSRAATYTGGLSVHKYMKIVTWQRSNADAMKPIAEATARISRLEGMEAHARTADIRLAKFFPGENFDLTAED; encoded by the coding sequence ATGACCCGCGAGTATCTGAAGAAAGCCTCCCTCACCGCGCGCAGCGGCGCCTCGGACGTCAACGAGATCGTGCGCGGCATCCTCAGTGACATCGAGGAGGGCGGCGACGCGAAAGCCATGGAATACGCGGCCAAGTTCGACAAGTACGACGGCAACGTTCTCCTGACCGCCGAGGAGATCGAGGCCGCAATCGCGCGCGTGCCCGAGAAGCTGAAGCGCGATATCGAGTTCAGCCATGGCAATGTGAAGCGCTTCGCGGAGGCACAGAAGGCATCGATGACCGATATCTCGGTCGAGGTGGTGCCGGGCATGGTCGCGGGTCAGAAGATGATCCCGGTGGACGCGGCGGGCTGCTACGTGCCGGGCGGCCGCTACAGCCACATCGCCTCGGCGATCATGACGGTGACCACGGCGAAGGTGGCGGGCTGCAAGCACATCGTCGCCTGCTCCCCGCCCCGCCCGGACGTCGGCATCGCGCCTGCGATCGTCTATGCCGCGCATATCTGCGGCGCCGACAAGATCATGGCCATGGGCGGCGTGCAGGGCGTCGCCGCCATGACCTTCGGCCTCTTCGGGCTGCCCAGGGCCAACATCCTCGTGGGCCCGGGCAACCAGTTCGTGGCCGAAGCGAAGCGCATCCTCTTCGGGCGCGTGGGCATCGACATGATCGCGGGCCCCACGGACAGCCTCGTTCTCGCCGACAAGACCGCCGACCCGATGGTGGTGGCGACCGACCTCGTGGGTCAGGCCGAGCACGGCTACAACTCCCCCGTCTGGCTCGTCACAGACGACCGCACGCTGGCTGAAGAGGTGATGCGCCTCGTGCCCGTGCTCATCGATGATCTGCCCGAGCTCAATCGCGAGAACGCAACGGCGGCGTGGCGCGACTATGCCGAGGTGATCCTCTGCGCTGATCGCGCCGACATGGCCGCGACATCGGACGAATACGCACCAGAGCACCTCACCGTCATGGCCGAAGACCTCGACTGGTGGCTCGAAACGCTCACCTGCTACGGCTCGCTCTTCCTCGGGGAGGAAACCACGGTGGCCTTCGGCGACAAGGCATCGGGCACAAACCACGTACTGCCGACGTCCCGGGCGGCGACCTATACCGGCGGCCTCAGCGTCCACAAATACATGAAGATCGTCACCTGGCAGCGCTCGAACGCAGACGCCATGAAGCCCATCGCCGAAGCGACGGCACGGATCTCCCGGCTCGAAGGCATGGAGGCCCATGCGCGCACCGCCGATATCCGGCTGGCCAAGTTCTTCCCGGGCGAGAATTTCGATCTGACCGCCGAAGACTGA
- a CDS encoding TRAP transporter substrate-binding protein produces the protein MDKTHKELASAERRNFLKLSGAGAFTAAVLAGASGTLWSSEAAAQTAAEERDREAAADHVMTLATAYVLGASRSYPIMQLDLKENIQNMTNGKVYVKLAPGGQLGAGGALAQAVQGGTIQCAQHSLSNFAPFASVVDLINLPYFCGSNQRFTNLTTSDAWKSEVDPKIAASGFKALMYIVIDPRVVAVRQGGNAIITPGDMAGVKFRVPGSAMLQQYYGLVGANPTPVAWGETPSAIRQGVADALDPSVGALHVFGFGEILSHVTFTQAVPDSQVYSVNAEWFDSMPMDVKEGIEFAGEVTQQQNLAKVPSARSYAMSQLIANGVEFHSLTDDQLAEWQEAGGFQRSEWDQFKVDLAGSMETFSKLEEAAGTASRYYVHDA, from the coding sequence ATGGACAAGACCCACAAGGAGCTGGCCTCGGCCGAGCGCCGAAATTTCCTGAAGCTCAGCGGGGCCGGCGCGTTCACGGCGGCCGTTCTGGCCGGGGCGAGCGGGACGCTATGGTCCAGTGAGGCAGCCGCCCAGACCGCCGCTGAAGAGCGCGACAGAGAGGCCGCAGCGGACCACGTCATGACGCTGGCGACGGCCTATGTGCTTGGGGCCTCGCGCTCCTACCCGATCATGCAGCTGGACCTCAAGGAGAACATCCAGAACATGACCAACGGCAAGGTCTACGTGAAGCTCGCCCCCGGCGGACAGCTTGGCGCCGGTGGCGCGCTGGCGCAGGCGGTGCAGGGCGGCACGATCCAGTGCGCGCAGCACTCGCTGTCGAACTTCGCGCCTTTCGCGAGCGTCGTGGACCTCATCAACCTGCCCTACTTCTGCGGCTCCAATCAGCGCTTTACGAACCTGACGACGTCGGACGCATGGAAATCCGAGGTTGATCCCAAAATCGCGGCCTCGGGCTTCAAGGCGCTGATGTACATCGTCATCGACCCCCGCGTCGTGGCCGTGCGGCAGGGCGGGAACGCCATCATCACGCCCGGCGACATGGCGGGCGTGAAGTTCCGCGTGCCGGGCTCCGCGATGCTTCAGCAGTATTATGGCCTCGTGGGCGCGAACCCGACGCCGGTTGCCTGGGGCGAGACGCCGTCGGCCATCCGCCAGGGCGTGGCCGATGCGCTCGACCCGTCGGTGGGCGCGCTCCATGTCTTCGGCTTCGGCGAGATCCTCTCTCACGTGACCTTCACGCAGGCCGTGCCGGACAGCCAGGTCTATTCCGTCAACGCGGAGTGGTTCGATTCCATGCCGATGGACGTGAAGGAAGGCATCGAGTTCGCAGGCGAAGTCACGCAGCAGCAGAACCTCGCCAAGGTGCCGTCGGCGCGTTCCTACGCCATGTCGCAGCTCATCGCTAACGGCGTGGAATTCCACTCCCTGACCGACGATCAGCTCGCCGAATGGCAGGAGGCGGGCGGCTTCCAGCGTTCCGAATGGGACCAGTTCAAGGTCGATCTCGCGGGCTCCATGGAGACCTTCTCCAAGCTCGAGGAAGCGGCCGGTACGGCGAGCCGCTACTACGTCCACGACGCGTAA
- a CDS encoding glycosyltransferase family 2 protein, whose amino-acid sequence MKTLGFTCLKDDGPYLVEWLAHHLAAGFGKMLVLTHDCTDGSDALMDALTADPRIAHVPFDRTLGKAVQWQALAHAARHAEYQSADWALFFDVDEFLCLDGSADIAALIEAFGGDAIALPWRLFGSGGQETWRDGLTPERFLRGAAEDLHFPLAHLFKTLHRPAAFQKPGVHRPRGRKGEATVWTGPDGAPLPRGFDTAQNAISLYGLVRGKRQAWLNHYSLRSRDEFMVKRSRGLPNHEAREIGVTYWLERNWNMLEERSIAGMLPATRATYDALMALPGVAEAHRACRAAHDARARALASDVEAARLAFRLKLAGDSTPPTAADARQLMKQVAAARASAAD is encoded by the coding sequence GTGAAGACGCTAGGCTTCACCTGTCTGAAGGATGACGGCCCCTACCTCGTGGAATGGCTGGCGCATCACCTCGCGGCGGGCTTTGGGAAGATGCTCGTCCTGACCCACGATTGTACGGATGGCTCAGATGCGCTGATGGATGCGCTCACGGCCGATCCGCGGATCGCCCATGTCCCTTTCGATCGGACTTTGGGCAAGGCTGTCCAGTGGCAGGCGCTGGCCCATGCGGCGCGGCACGCGGAGTACCAGTCCGCCGACTGGGCGCTCTTCTTCGATGTGGACGAATTCCTGTGCCTCGACGGGTCGGCGGACATCGCGGCGCTGATCGAGGCTTTCGGCGGCGATGCCATTGCCCTCCCCTGGCGGCTTTTCGGATCAGGTGGGCAAGAGACATGGCGCGATGGGCTCACGCCGGAGCGCTTTCTGCGCGGGGCGGCGGAGGATCTGCACTTCCCCCTCGCGCATCTCTTCAAGACGCTGCATCGACCGGCAGCCTTTCAGAAGCCCGGCGTGCACCGCCCGCGTGGCCGAAAGGGCGAAGCGACCGTCTGGACGGGGCCCGACGGTGCCCCCCTTCCCCGCGGCTTCGACACGGCGCAGAATGCCATTTCTCTCTACGGGCTCGTACGCGGCAAACGGCAGGCGTGGCTCAACCATTACTCGCTCAGGTCCCGGGATGAGTTCATGGTCAAACGGAGCCGAGGGCTGCCCAACCACGAGGCGCGCGAGATCGGCGTGACCTATTGGCTGGAGCGCAACTGGAACATGCTGGAGGAGCGCAGCATCGCGGGGATGCTCCCCGCGACCCGCGCGACCTACGACGCCCTGATGGCGCTTCCGGGGGTGGCGGAGGCCCATAGGGCGTGTCGCGCGGCCCATGACGCGCGGGCCCGGGCGCTCGCGTCGGACGTGGAGGCGGCGCGCCTTGCCTTCCGACTTAAGCTCGCCGGGGACAGCACGCCGCCCACTGCGGCCGATGCCCGCCAGCTCATGAAACAGGTGGCGGCAGCGAGGGCCTCCGCGGCTGACTAG
- a CDS encoding UxaA family hydrolase: protein MSKYSNITFMGYRRENGRVGVRNHVLILPVDDISNAACEAVANNVKGALAIPHAYGRLQFGEDLELHFRTMIGTGSNPNVHSVVVVGIEPGWTKRIADGIRETGKEVAEFSIEQKGDFETIRAASWAAKDFVHKATEVQREECSVKELWVSTKCGESDTTTGLGSCPTVGNMYDKLLPEGITGFFGETSEITGAEHICQKRAINEEVGERWYKMWKAYQDDVIFAHQTDDLSDSQPTKGNIEGGLTTIEEKALGNLEKIGRTSQYIDILEPAEQPKSGDGLYFMDSSSAAAECVTLMAAGGAVVHTFPTGQGNVVGNPIVPVIKITANPRTVRTMGEHVDVDVSGILRREMTIDEAGDALIDMIRRTANGRNTAAEALGHREFSMTKLYRSA from the coding sequence ATGAGCAAGTACTCGAACATCACCTTCATGGGCTACCGCCGCGAGAACGGCCGCGTGGGCGTCCGCAATCACGTCCTGATCCTGCCCGTCGATGACATCTCCAACGCGGCCTGCGAAGCGGTGGCCAACAACGTGAAGGGCGCGCTCGCGATCCCACATGCCTATGGCCGCCTGCAATTCGGCGAGGATCTGGAGCTCCATTTCCGGACCATGATCGGCACGGGCTCCAATCCCAACGTGCATTCCGTAGTCGTCGTCGGGATCGAGCCCGGCTGGACGAAGCGCATCGCCGACGGAATCCGCGAGACCGGCAAGGAAGTGGCCGAGTTCTCCATCGAGCAGAAGGGCGATTTCGAGACGATCCGCGCGGCCTCCTGGGCGGCGAAGGATTTCGTGCACAAGGCGACCGAAGTGCAGCGCGAGGAATGCTCCGTGAAGGAGCTGTGGGTCTCCACCAAGTGCGGGGAGAGCGACACGACGACGGGCCTCGGCTCCTGCCCCACGGTGGGCAACATGTATGACAAGCTCCTGCCCGAGGGGATCACCGGCTTCTTCGGGGAGACCTCCGAGATCACGGGCGCGGAGCATATCTGCCAGAAGCGCGCCATCAACGAGGAGGTGGGCGAGCGGTGGTACAAGATGTGGAAGGCCTACCAGGACGACGTGATCTTCGCGCATCAGACCGATGACCTCTCTGACAGCCAGCCCACGAAGGGCAACATCGAAGGCGGGCTCACGACGATCGAGGAAAAGGCGCTAGGCAACCTCGAGAAGATCGGGCGCACCTCGCAGTACATCGACATCCTCGAGCCCGCCGAGCAGCCGAAATCGGGCGACGGTCTCTATTTCATGGACTCGTCTTCGGCGGCAGCCGAATGCGTGACGCTCATGGCAGCCGGTGGCGCGGTCGTGCACACCTTCCCCACCGGGCAGGGCAATGTCGTGGGCAACCCCATCGTGCCGGTCATCAAGATCACGGCCAATCCCCGCACCGTGCGCACCATGGGCGAGCATGTGGACGTGGACGTCTCCGGCATTCTCAGGCGCGAGATGACAATCGACGAGGCCGGCGACGCGCTCATCGACATGATCCGGCGCACAGCCAACGGACGCAACACGGCTGCGGAAGCGCTCGGGCATCGCGAGTTTTCCATGACAAAGCTCTATCGCAGCGCGTAA
- a CDS encoding TRAP transporter small permease has translation MSQIYRAIDANAERWLLLVFYVMLVGTMFIEVVRREVFAYSSIWGEEIVRYSFIYLAWIGAAAAVKERGHIRIDVVMHYLPRTLKTLLYIFGDIVMFIIALIAIYWSWEALHVSWKFQSVTDGLRIGRYFFLFAVPFGFALVVFRLVQGFLRDISDLRNGRPVYEGDKLFD, from the coding sequence ATGTCCCAGATCTACCGCGCCATAGATGCCAATGCCGAACGGTGGCTCCTCCTCGTCTTCTACGTGATGCTCGTGGGCACTATGTTCATCGAGGTCGTGCGGCGGGAGGTCTTCGCATATTCCTCCATCTGGGGGGAGGAGATCGTGCGGTATTCCTTCATCTACCTCGCCTGGATCGGCGCGGCGGCGGCGGTGAAGGAGCGCGGCCATATCCGCATCGACGTGGTCATGCATTACCTGCCGCGGACGCTGAAGACGCTGCTCTACATCTTCGGGGACATCGTGATGTTCATCATCGCGCTCATCGCGATCTACTGGTCGTGGGAGGCGCTGCATGTCTCGTGGAAGTTCCAGTCCGTCACCGATGGCCTGCGCATCGGGCGGTACTTCTTCCTCTTCGCGGTGCCGTTTGGCTTCGCGCTCGTCGTCTTCCGCCTCGTGCAGGGCTTCCTGCGCGACATCTCTGACCTTCGTAACGGGCGCCCCGTCTACGAAGGCGACAAGCTGTTCGACTAG
- a CDS encoding LacI family DNA-binding transcriptional regulator gives MAQPTSDGAIPTLADVAARAGVSTATVSRCLNSPDRVVPDTRERVLKAVRDLGYAPNFGARALAAKQTNTVGAVIPTMENAVFARGLQAFQEELGRHGKTLLLASSAYNQTLEDEQVRALVARGADALLLIGYDRSAELYGFLDTQKIPALVAWSFAEKEARPAIGFDNVKGMAELARLVLTRGHRHIGCITAPTETNDRARGRVEGIRLALGEAGLDPASLVTVETPYGIENGETAFREVMAMAPETTVVMCVNDVLAIGALRAAREMGLKVPEDVSITGFDDIEIAMLAKPSLTTVHVPHREMGRRAAGMLIQMLRSGEAGQRMELPTDIRLRQTLGTAP, from the coding sequence ATGGCACAGCCGACCTCAGACGGCGCAATCCCCACCCTGGCCGACGTGGCTGCCCGCGCGGGTGTCTCCACGGCCACGGTGTCGCGGTGCTTGAACTCGCCGGACCGGGTCGTGCCGGACACGCGCGAGCGCGTCCTCAAGGCGGTGCGCGATCTCGGCTATGCCCCCAATTTCGGTGCACGCGCGCTCGCGGCCAAGCAGACCAACACCGTGGGCGCGGTGATCCCCACCATGGAAAACGCGGTCTTCGCGCGCGGTCTTCAGGCCTTTCAGGAAGAGCTCGGCCGCCATGGAAAGACGCTCCTTTTGGCCTCCTCGGCCTACAACCAGACCCTCGAGGACGAGCAGGTGCGCGCGCTCGTGGCGCGGGGCGCCGATGCGCTCCTCCTGATCGGCTATGACAGGAGCGCGGAGCTCTACGGCTTCCTCGATACGCAGAAGATCCCGGCCCTCGTGGCGTGGTCCTTCGCCGAGAAAGAAGCGCGCCCGGCCATCGGTTTTGACAACGTGAAGGGGATGGCGGAGCTCGCCCGCTTGGTCCTGACGCGCGGCCACCGTCACATCGGCTGCATCACTGCGCCAACGGAGACCAATGACCGCGCCCGCGGGCGAGTGGAGGGCATCCGGCTGGCGCTCGGTGAGGCAGGGCTCGATCCTGCCTCGCTCGTCACCGTGGAAACCCCTTACGGCATCGAGAACGGCGAGACCGCTTTCCGAGAGGTCATGGCCATGGCCCCCGAGACGACCGTCGTGATGTGCGTCAACGACGTGCTCGCCATCGGCGCCCTGCGCGCCGCGCGCGAGATGGGGCTCAAGGTGCCTGAGGACGTATCGATCACCGGGTTCGACGATATCGAGATCGCAATGCTGGCCAAGCCCTCGCTCACCACGGTCCACGTCCCCCACCGCGAGATGGGCCGCCGCGCCGCCGGGATGCTGATCCAGATGCTACGCTCGGGCGAGGCGGGGCAGCGCATGGAGCTTCCGACCGATATCCGCCTGCGTCAGACCCTCGGCACCGCGCCCTAG
- a CDS encoding TRAP transporter large permease, which translates to MMWQQLGQQTLELGWDFYASVILFVVLVALAVPVWAAIGSATVLMLVMSGALPLSLVGEKLFSGIDAFALTAVPLFILTGDVLVRTGLSRKFLDVAEALTCWAKGGFGSATVLVCGMFAAISGSDAAGAAAVGRMTIDRLVESGYPRPYACALVAAGACTGILIPPSIAYIIIGLVLGIAVSTLFLAAVIPGLLILISILVTNVVMNRLNLWEGGGIMTAAEWRANLWGALKSGWYAFLVPGIIFYGIFSGRLTPTEAGAVAVVVTIAMGFMLGTLKLSDFPAMLVSSAKVNGVILPIIAFSIPLAEALAIIGVPQGFVGALTSMTSNEYALIAIMVLILVAAGCVMETTPNIVILAPILFPLAQEIEMNQIQFCIMMITALGVGFITPPLGLNLFVVSGITGESILKIAYRAIPFVFFMLIVTLMIAYIPAFSTSLLPDVYR; encoded by the coding sequence ATGATGTGGCAGCAACTCGGGCAGCAGACCCTCGAACTTGGCTGGGATTTCTACGCCTCCGTCATTCTCTTCGTCGTCCTCGTGGCGCTGGCCGTGCCGGTCTGGGCTGCCATCGGCTCCGCCACTGTGCTCATGCTCGTCATGTCCGGCGCCTTGCCGCTGAGCCTTGTCGGCGAAAAGCTCTTCTCCGGCATCGACGCCTTCGCGCTCACGGCCGTGCCGCTTTTCATCCTGACAGGTGACGTGCTCGTCCGAACGGGGCTCAGTCGGAAATTCCTCGACGTGGCCGAGGCGCTGACCTGCTGGGCCAAGGGAGGTTTCGGCTCGGCCACCGTCCTCGTCTGCGGAATGTTCGCGGCGATCTCGGGCTCTGATGCGGCGGGGGCTGCTGCCGTGGGCCGCATGACCATCGACCGGCTGGTGGAGAGCGGCTACCCCCGCCCCTATGCCTGCGCACTTGTGGCCGCGGGCGCCTGCACCGGCATCCTGATCCCGCCGTCCATTGCCTACATCATCATCGGCCTCGTCCTCGGGATCGCCGTCTCCACGCTCTTTCTCGCGGCGGTCATTCCCGGCCTTCTCATCCTCATCTCTATCCTCGTGACGAACGTGGTGATGAACCGGCTGAACCTCTGGGAGGGCGGCGGGATCATGACGGCGGCGGAATGGCGCGCGAACCTCTGGGGGGCGCTCAAGAGCGGCTGGTACGCCTTCCTCGTCCCCGGCATCATCTTCTACGGCATCTTCTCGGGTCGCCTTACGCCCACCGAAGCGGGCGCCGTCGCCGTCGTCGTCACCATCGCCATGGGCTTCATGCTGGGCACGCTGAAGCTCAGCGACTTCCCCGCCATGCTCGTCAGCTCGGCCAAGGTGAACGGCGTCATCCTCCCGATCATCGCGTTTTCCATCCCGCTGGCCGAGGCGCTCGCCATCATAGGCGTACCGCAGGGCTTCGTCGGGGCGCTGACGTCGATGACATCCAACGAATACGCCCTCATCGCCATCATGGTGCTGATCCTCGTCGCAGCGGGCTGCGTCATGGAGACGACACCCAACATCGTGATCCTCGCCCCGATCCTCTTCCCGCTCGCGCAGGAAATCGAGATGAACCAGATCCAGTTCTGCATCATGATGATCACGGCGCTGGGCGTGGGCTTCATCACGCCGCCGCTGGGGCTCAACCTCTTCGTGGTCTCCGGCATCACGGGGGAGTCGATCCTCAAGATCGCCTACCGCGCCATCCCCTTCGTCTTCTTCATGCTGATCGTGACGCTTATGATCGCTTACATTCCCGCCTTCTCCACGTCTCTTCTTCCCGATGTTTATCGATAG